A window of Sebaldella sp. S0638 genomic DNA:
AAAAACCTGCCATAGCAAAATAATCCTTAATTTCAGCCACTGCATATCACTCCAAATAATACATCAATAAAAGTTCTTGCCTCCAGCACTCTGTTGATACCGTATTCTACATCAAGCTTAACTAATTTTTCTGTTTGTATATTTTCATAGTCAAAAATAAATCTTTTTCTAAATTTTTTTTCTCCTAACTTTTTTATACTTGGACTAAACAACCCTAGGAAGAAGGAAAATCCAATTCCTATTATTTCCTCAGAAATAAAAATAATCATATGGCCATTATTTTTATCAAATTTATCTAATTCTAAATCCTTTCTTGCTTCTTTTCCTTTCAGCTTACCTGATAAATAATTAGAATCTGAAAGTAAATATCTTTTCAATTCAATTTTTTTATTTTCCGGCACTTTTATTCCCCCATCTATTTTTTATTTATATTAAATTTATTTTGAAAAAACTTCTTTATTTTATGTATATTTCAATAATATTATAATTTATCTGTTCCAAGCAATTCATCAACTATCTCTGTTATCATCCTATATTACCATCTACCAATTAACTATATTTAAAAAATATATTACACTTATCTTATATTTTTCTATTATAAAATATTTTTCTCCTAAATGCAAAGATAAGGTGTATACCTAGTTCTACACTTAAAAAAAATTACAATAAAATCATATAAACTGACATAAAAAAACAGCACCGGAAAATCCGATACTGACTATATATTTATCTCATGCTTCTTTCCATTTTTGACTCTTCCGATGTTACACAATCCGGACATACTGCTGTTTCATATTTACTATCATTTTTTACACTTGCAAATACTTTCATTTCTTGTACTTTTCCGCAATTCAGACATCCTAGCTCTTTAACATTGTAATTTTCAAAATGATCTTCCATATTTTCACCGTCCTTACTGTAATATCAAAACAATTCCTAATTGATCACAAAACTTTTATCATGCTTAAAATAAAATTTTTTCAATTCCATTATTAAGTCACTGCTAATATTCTGCGGAACAATTTTTTTACTTTCATTATAGGAAAAACTCTTAAAATTTACTATTTTCATATTGTTATAATATGCTACTATTGAAATAAATTTATCTTCTTTCTTGATCTCAATCATATTTCTAGAAATTATTTTCATTAGCTTGTACTCATAAAATTTACATATTTCATCCAGTTGATTCATTTAAAAGCCTCCTTTAATTTAATATACAAACATTTTATCATATAGGCAATTATTTGTATATGAAATTTTTATATTTTTCATAAAATTTTTATTATTTCTCATTATATTAATTTATTATTTAAGAATATAGATTAATTTATAGATTAATTAAAAATAAAACATAATATTTCTATAAAAAAAATCACCGGTAAATGCATCACCGGCGAAAATATCTAAATATAAAATTTTATTATTTCTTTTTTGTTGCTTGGAATTTTTCCCATATACCTTCTTTAGTAAGAATACTTTTTACTGTTCTTGTAGGTTGTGCACCATTTTGTAAGAATCTTAAAACTTCTTCTTCTTTTATTTCTATTTGCTTTCCTTCTTCCACAAGCGGGTTATATGTTCCTAAATAAGCAATAGCTTTACCATCTCTTTGAGTTAATTCTTCCATAGCTGCAATTCTATATACAGGCTTTTTTCTTCTTCCTAATCTTGTTAATCTTAATTTTACCATTTTATTTTACCTCCAAAATATATTTAATTATTTTTATTAATTATCTTTTCTTGCCTCTGAATCCTCCGGGCATTCCGGGAATTCCTCCGCTGTTGAACATTTTCATTACCTGTTTCATCTGTTCATACTGTTTTATCAGCTTATTTACCTCAGTTACGTCTGTTCCGCTTCCATTCGCGATTCTCTTTTTTCTGCCTCCGTTTTTGAGAAGCTTCGGATCTCTTCTTTCCTGAACTGTCATGGAATATATTATGGCCTCTACCTTTTTCATCTCTTTTTCAGCCATTGCCATATCTATGGCACTTGTATCCACACCAGGTATGAGCTTCATAATATTTCCCAAAGATCCCATTTTCTTGATCATCTTAAACTGTTTCAGAAAATCTTCAAAATCAAATTGATTCTTACGAAACTTTTCTTCCATTTTCTTTGCTTCATCTTCATCAATTACTTCCTGAGCTTTTTCTACCAGTGACACTACATCTCCCATACCAAGAATTCTTGATGCGAGTCTGTCAGGATGAAAAGCTGACATATCGTCAAGTTTTTCCCCGTCACTGATAAATTTTATCGGTTTTCCCGATACTTCTTTAATGGACAGTGCGGCTCCGCCTCTTGTATCTCCGTCTAGTTTCGTAAGTACCACACCGCTTATATCAAGATCGTCATTAAATGTTTTTGCCACATTTACTGCATCCTGCCCTGTCATACCGTCTACCACGAGAAGTATTTCATCTGGATGAAAATTGTTTTTTACTTCTTTTAGTTCATTCATAAGCTGTTCGTCTATGTGAAGTCTTCCTGCTGTATCAAATATTACATAAGTAGCATTCTCTTCCTTTGCCTTTTCCATACCAGCCTTACATATTTCCAGTACATTTGTACTCTCATCTATTGTAAAAGCCGGAATTCCTGTTTGTTCCCCGAGAACTTTTATCTGCTTCTTAGCTGCTGGTCTGTAAACATCGGCTCCTATCAAAAAAGGCTTTTCTCCTTTTTTCTTAAGGTATTTACCAAGCTTTGCCGAAAAAGTAGTCTTTCCTGCTCCCTGTAATCCGGTAAGCATTACTACTGTAGGCGGCTTCGCAGCTTTTGCTATGGTAACATTTGTTCCTCCGAGTACCTCTACAAGTTCGTCATTTACTATTTTTACAAACTGCTGGGTAGGATTTACACCTTTAATTACCTCTTCCCCCACAGCCTTATCTCTTATTTTAGCTACAAAATTCTTTGCCACTCCATAGTTGACATCTGCCTCCAGCAACGCAAGTCTTACTTCTCTTAAAGCATCTTTGATATTGCTTTCTGTCAGTCTGCCCTGACCGCTTACTTTCTTGAAGATGTCCTGAAATCTGTCTCCCAAACTATTAAACATTAAAACACCTCATAATTATCACATTATTATTAACTTCGCTCATAATGACTATTCCTCGTCAAATCCGAGTTCTGCTATTATTCTTTCGAGTTTTTCCCTTGAAAGTCCGCTTCGCAGTTCCTGAAGCTTATCTTTCAGTTCCATATCTCTTTTGTATATGTTTAATTTATTTTCATAATCATCAAGCTGCTTCATACCTCTTTTTATATTATCAAAAACAGCTTGTCTGGTAACACCGTATTCCTCGGCTATTTCACTAAAGGAATAATCCTCTTCAAAATACAGCTCCAGATATATTTTCTGTTTTTTACTAAATAAATTCTTATAGTAAAAAAATAAATTTGAATACTTTAAAAAATCGGCTAATTTATCCATAACATAGACTATTATATCGGATCACCATATCATTGTCAAGTATTTTTTCTTTACTTTTTTATTTTACAGGCTGTGTGACTTCTTTTTTTATTTTCCTGTTATCTTTAATCTGCTGTTTTTCCTATATTTATAAGACATTCCTATGGAATTACCCATAATTTTTTCCTTTTTCAAAAAAATATACCCTGACAAAGATCAGAGTATATTTTACTGATTATTTTATATTAATATCTATATCCGGTGCTGAAAGATCAATACTGGTATTACATTTTGGATTTTTTTTACTTGAATTGCAGCTGTGATGTACACTCGCGCAAGAAGTTAATAAAATGACCAATGTCATTACTAAAAATAACTTTTTCATTTATTTACCTCCAAAATTTATTAATTAATTATACCACATTTCCTCTTATCAAACAAACGGTATATTAATATCCAAGTATCTTATTCCACTCGTCTATTCTGTTTTTATTTTCCTCAAGAAGCTTTTGTACCCCGTCACCGCTTATAGTGATCTGCTCCATTACATCTCCCTGAGTAATTGATTTCAGCACTTCCATATCTTCCTCAGATTTCAGTTCGCCGAAAATGGCGTGTTTGTTATTCAGCCATGTTGTCTGTACAGTTGTTATGAAGAACTGGCTTCCATTTGTTCCAGGTCCTGCATTTGCCATAGCCAGCTTTCCGGGTTCTGAAAAATCAAGTCCGTTATATACCTCATCCTCAAATTTGTACCCCGGTCCTCCTGAACCCGTTCCTGTGGGATCTCCTCCCTGTGCCATAAAATCCTCAATTACTCTGTGGAATTTTAACCCGTTATAATATCCGTGCTGTGCCAGATTCACAAAGCTGGCAACTGTTACAGGTGCTTTTTCAGGAAACAAAACCAGATTAATAGTCCCTTTACTTGTTTTTATTGTTGCTGTTATACCAGACATCTTTTTATCCTCCTTATTTATTTTGTCAGCTGTTGATAATAATGATAACATAAAAATCAATAAAATTATTGTGATTTTTTTCATTTTACATCCTTTCTGTTTCAGATTAT
This region includes:
- the rpsP gene encoding 30S ribosomal protein S16 is translated as MVKLRLTRLGRRKKPVYRIAAMEELTQRDGKAIAYLGTYNPLVEEGKQIEIKEEEVLRFLQNGAQPTRTVKSILTKEGIWEKFQATKKK
- the ffh gene encoding signal recognition particle protein; translated protein: MFNSLGDRFQDIFKKVSGQGRLTESNIKDALREVRLALLEADVNYGVAKNFVAKIRDKAVGEEVIKGVNPTQQFVKIVNDELVEVLGGTNVTIAKAAKPPTVVMLTGLQGAGKTTFSAKLGKYLKKKGEKPFLIGADVYRPAAKKQIKVLGEQTGIPAFTIDESTNVLEICKAGMEKAKEENATYVIFDTAGRLHIDEQLMNELKEVKNNFHPDEILLVVDGMTGQDAVNVAKTFNDDLDISGVVLTKLDGDTRGGAALSIKEVSGKPIKFISDGEKLDDMSAFHPDRLASRILGMGDVVSLVEKAQEVIDEDEAKKMEEKFRKNQFDFEDFLKQFKMIKKMGSLGNIMKLIPGVDTSAIDMAMAEKEMKKVEAIIYSMTVQERRDPKLLKNGGRKKRIANGSGTDVTEVNKLIKQYEQMKQVMKMFNSGGIPGMPGGFRGKKR
- the ylxM gene encoding YlxM family DNA-binding protein, with translation MDKLADFLKYSNLFFYYKNLFSKKQKIYLELYFEEDYSFSEIAEEYGVTRQAVFDNIKRGMKQLDDYENKLNIYKRDMELKDKLQELRSGLSREKLERIIAELGFDEE
- a CDS encoding peptidylprolyl isomerase: MLSLLSTADKINKEDKKMSGITATIKTSKGTINLVLFPEKAPVTVASFVNLAQHGYYNGLKFHRVIEDFMAQGGDPTGTGSGGPGYKFEDEVYNGLDFSEPGKLAMANAGPGTNGSQFFITTVQTTWLNNKHAIFGELKSEEDMEVLKSITQGDVMEQITISGDGVQKLLEENKNRIDEWNKILGY